The following are encoded in a window of Bdellovibrio svalbardensis genomic DNA:
- a CDS encoding DUF3892 domain-containing protein, with protein sequence MNLQITYIKKPVQGKHEHITHCGNTSARWELSVADIVYRIEAKIDSFYVQDPRTGKVAYVGVVRSSNHAPYLRTYADNTWNDNLLSLPNLSVQDRVY encoded by the coding sequence ATGAACTTACAAATCACATATATCAAGAAGCCTGTTCAAGGAAAACACGAACACATTACTCATTGTGGAAATACGTCCGCCCGCTGGGAGCTATCCGTGGCGGATATCGTTTATCGAATTGAAGCTAAGATCGATAGCTTCTATGTCCAAGATCCCAGAACGGGTAAAGTTGCTTATGTGGGCGTCGTAAGATCAAGCAATCATGCTCCGTACCTTCGCACTTACGCCGACAACACATGGAACGACAATTTACTTTCATTGCCGAACTTGTCTGTGCAAGACCGCGTTTATTAA
- a CDS encoding AraC family transcriptional regulator, with the protein MSDHGFRVFKAITYIDQNLFAQIDLESIASAGAFSPFHFHRVFTSLMGMTVNEYVRKRRLSEAARRLIDTDQDILDLALECQYESQEAFTRAFKKAYDMAPGQLRKMKKSMEVSRSLTLDEINALIKGDAVKPEVIKQKAKRLVGIAKAYGDYDFQEAHDQWDQFAARWSELKPTDENIVYGIRLPSHPLVNNPAKNGYVYLAGIEVGQDFALPTGMTEVILPAGNYAKFTHKGHLADSGDTARKIWNVWMPESGLKILDGLSIEAYGPKFDRESANSEFDILVPIHD; encoded by the coding sequence ATGAGTGACCATGGATTTAGAGTATTTAAAGCGATCACGTATATCGATCAGAATTTATTTGCGCAGATAGATTTGGAATCGATTGCTAGTGCGGGTGCATTTTCGCCGTTTCATTTCCATCGCGTTTTTACGAGCTTGATGGGAATGACGGTTAACGAATATGTACGTAAGCGCCGCTTAAGCGAAGCCGCTCGCCGATTGATTGATACTGATCAAGATATCTTAGATCTTGCATTGGAGTGTCAGTACGAATCGCAAGAAGCTTTTACTCGCGCTTTTAAAAAAGCCTATGACATGGCACCAGGCCAACTCCGCAAAATGAAAAAGTCTATGGAGGTCAGTCGATCTTTAACATTAGACGAGATCAACGCCTTAATTAAAGGAGATGCGGTGAAGCCAGAAGTTATAAAACAAAAAGCAAAGCGGTTAGTGGGAATTGCAAAAGCCTATGGTGATTACGATTTCCAAGAGGCACACGATCAGTGGGATCAATTTGCGGCACGGTGGAGCGAACTGAAGCCAACTGACGAGAACATCGTCTATGGAATTCGACTGCCATCACATCCACTGGTTAATAACCCTGCGAAAAACGGATATGTATATTTAGCGGGCATCGAAGTAGGGCAAGACTTCGCTCTTCCGACGGGAATGACAGAGGTTATTCTTCCCGCAGGTAATTATGCGAAGTTTACGCACAAAGGTCATTTAGCTGACTCCGGTGATACCGCCAGAAAGATATGGAATGTGTGGATGCCTGAGAGTGGTCTTAAAATATTGGATGGGCTTTCGATTGAAGCGTATGGTCCAAAATTTGATCGTGAATCAGCCAACAGTGAATTTGATATTTTAGTGCCGATACACGATTGA
- a CDS encoding DNA adenine methylase, which produces MEFFSPLRYPGGKAKLSKYMGLVLDTNRLGDADFVEPFAGGASIGLYLLANAYARKLYLNDIDISIYAFWHSILNHPEDFCRKIEKIPVDLKNWREQKEIQRNRYESNLFDLGFSTFFLNRTNRSGIMNGGVIGSLKQDGPWKIDSRFNKVELIRRIERIADFAGRISVHNRDACDFVKEIKPVLSKKSLVYLDPPYLEKGPSLYRKYFDQDDHANMAEFLKESEDLKWVISYDNHSILQKLYKTYERVEFTLSYSAAGNQFGGEVIYFAKSMAVPNISEIGVNGELMI; this is translated from the coding sequence ATGGAGTTCTTTTCTCCATTAAGATACCCGGGTGGTAAAGCTAAGCTGTCCAAATATATGGGGCTCGTTTTAGATACAAATCGGCTTGGTGATGCAGACTTCGTAGAGCCTTTCGCGGGCGGTGCTTCTATAGGTCTTTATCTATTGGCAAATGCGTATGCAAGAAAGCTATACTTAAACGATATTGATATATCTATTTATGCTTTCTGGCATTCCATATTGAATCACCCTGAGGATTTTTGCCGAAAAATAGAGAAGATTCCAGTTGATCTCAAGAATTGGCGAGAGCAAAAGGAGATTCAAAGAAATCGCTATGAATCCAATTTATTTGATTTGGGATTCTCCACCTTCTTTCTAAATCGTACAAATCGTTCGGGCATTATGAACGGTGGTGTAATTGGCAGCCTAAAACAAGATGGTCCTTGGAAAATTGATAGTCGTTTCAATAAAGTAGAATTGATTCGCAGAATTGAGAGAATAGCCGACTTTGCAGGCAGGATATCCGTTCATAATCGAGATGCATGCGATTTTGTAAAAGAAATTAAACCAGTTTTATCAAAGAAGTCTTTAGTTTATTTAGATCCGCCATATCTTGAAAAGGGGCCGTCTCTTTATAGAAAATATTTTGATCAAGATGACCATGCAAATATGGCGGAATTTCTGAAAGAATCTGAAGATTTAAAGTGGGTCATTTCATATGACAATCACAGTATATTGCAGAAGCTATACAAAACATATGAGAGAGTTGAATTTACGTTGAGCTATAGTGCTGCAGGAAATCAATTCGGTGGAGAAGTCATATATTTTGCAAAGAGCATGGCTGTGCCGAATATTTCGGAAATCGGTGTAAATGGTGAATTAATGATTTGA
- a CDS encoding class I SAM-dependent methyltransferase: MKKPLEEMRDGQSIELLKELHILTRDGKINQDSRRKLKQVYHLYNFIEPLLKDLQASGADVNMVDHGAGKSYLGFIIYDLFFKNLAGNGHVYGIETRDELVKKSIELQGKLNFPNMSFLPLLVAEATESKLLPEKIGLVTALHACDTATDDAIDFALKKQAKHIVLVPCCQAEMAKVLRQNKAKQLASPLTEIWRHPIHTREFGSHLTNVLRSLRLEAYGYQVTVTELVGFEHSMKNELIIATKKEGPRQRAADRLNWILDELNLNEMRERFSTGLR, translated from the coding sequence ATGAAAAAGCCACTAGAAGAGATGCGAGACGGTCAGTCGATTGAATTACTTAAAGAGCTACACATTCTTACCCGTGATGGGAAAATCAATCAGGACAGCCGTCGCAAGCTAAAACAGGTTTATCATCTTTATAATTTCATTGAGCCTTTACTGAAAGACCTTCAGGCCTCCGGCGCAGATGTGAACATGGTCGATCATGGTGCTGGTAAATCCTATTTAGGTTTTATCATTTATGATCTGTTCTTTAAAAACCTGGCTGGCAACGGCCACGTTTACGGTATTGAAACGCGCGACGAACTGGTTAAGAAGTCAATTGAACTGCAAGGTAAGTTGAATTTTCCAAATATGTCGTTCCTACCGTTGCTGGTTGCAGAAGCGACAGAATCTAAACTATTGCCTGAAAAGATCGGTCTGGTCACAGCTCTTCACGCCTGCGACACAGCCACTGACGACGCCATTGATTTTGCCCTCAAAAAACAAGCTAAGCACATCGTCTTAGTCCCTTGTTGCCAAGCTGAAATGGCGAAGGTCCTTCGTCAAAATAAAGCCAAACAACTTGCAAGTCCTTTAACAGAAATTTGGCGCCACCCCATTCACACGCGCGAATTCGGAAGTCACTTAACGAATGTTCTGCGCAGTCTTCGTTTAGAGGCTTATGGATATCAGGTCACCGTCACTGAACTTGTCGGGTTTGAGCATTCGATGAAAAACGAATTGATCATTGCGACTAAAAAAGAAGGCCCCCGCCAGCGTGCTGCCGATCGTTTAAATTGGATTTTGGATGAGTTGAATTTGAATGAAATGCGTGAGCGGTTTTCGACTGGGCTGAGGTAG